One Desulfatiglans sp. DNA window includes the following coding sequences:
- a CDS encoding HU family DNA-binding protein, producing MNKTDLVLSIIENVHLKKKKRERQQYLFPELNYEIMPKTKAESIINSLIEIMISCFEKGDNLDIPRFGRFDVEFKWARKGRNPKTGESIFVDSRRKVKLRYYKSLKDRINRKGKVLKAKS from the coding sequence ATGAATAAAACTGATCTTGTCTTAAGTATAATCGAGAATGTCCACCTGAAAAAAAAAAAGAGGGAGAGGCAGCAATATCTCTTTCCTGAACTTAATTATGAGATTATGCCAAAAACCAAGGCTGAGAGCATAATCAATTCCCTTATTGAAATAATGATATCATGCTTTGAAAAGGGCGATAACCTTGATATTCCCAGATTCGGGAGGTTCGATGTTGAGTTTAAATGGGCCAGAAAAGGTAGAAACCCGAAAACAGGAGAGAGCATATTTGTAGATTCAAGGAGAAAGGTAAAATTACGCTATTATAAAAGCCTTAAGGATCGGATTAACAGGAAGGGGAAAGTGCTCAAAGCTAAAAGCTGA